The sequence below is a genomic window from Bacillota bacterium.
CACTCGCGAACTGGGGGTGAACCTGGTCGAATACATTTTTTATGGCCATTGTCCACGGGTGGAGAATGGGGGCAATGGCTTCGTTTACTTCCGGGGCAGTTATCAGGGCTTTGTCCGGTTTCTGTGTCTTCCAGTTGATTCCCCGTATCTCAAATTTTTTTTCAGATGGCGGATTCAGGGCATAGCCGATTTCATGTTTTGTTCGTTTTGCGGTTCCCGAACCTATCTCCATGCTGAATTTATGATAAACATATCTTTGTATGGCACTATCAAGACTATCCCCACCCTGACGGATGGATTTTGCAAAAATGATTCCGCCCATGGCAACGGCGGCGATCTCCGTAACGCCGCCACCCATATTGATAATCAGGCTACCTTTGCTGTCTTCGATGGGTAAACCTGTACCGATGGCGGCAGCCAGCGGTTCCTCGATCAGATAGATCTCCCTGATTCTGGTACGTTTCCCTGCGGTAATGACAGCCTGCCGTTCCACCTGTGTAGTGCCGTAGGGAATGGTAATGATGGCTCGTAACCGCACCAGGGGGATCTTGTTGACCGCCTTGAAAAGAAAGTGTTGCAACATCTTCTGGGCATAGTTGAAGTCGGCTACCACTCCTTCGCGTAGTGGTTTGACCGCCTTGATATTTACCGGTGTCTTTCCCAGCATCAGGTATGCCTTTCTTCCCGCGGCAAGAAGGTCGCCGGTACGTTTGTCTATGGCCACGACCGATGGCTCTTGCAGGATGATACCTTTGCGGGGGGAGTAGATCAGGGTGTTGGTCGTCCCCATGTCCACGGCCAGATCCCGGCGGAAAAAGGAAGATTGGTATCCATCCGGGCCTTTTTTGTCCAATATGATTCCCCCCCATCCAATTTGAATTTCCATGCGAATGCTTTCTATATTATTTATCTTCAAGAGAGGGTGGAATATACACCGATCGTGCCGATTTTGTGGTTAAAATGTTTTGATATTGTTCAAGCAGAGACGACCAGGTTGCGTCCTTTTCTTTTTGCTTTGTAGAGGGCCTTGTCGGCCCTGGTGATAAATTCAGTGAGGGTGGTATGCTTGTCCGTAGCCGGAATCGAGGATACCCCGAGGCTGATGGTAAGCGTTCCCCCGGGCTGGGAATGTTGTTGCCCCGTGAAGTTGTAATCCTCCACCGAGGATCTGATTTTCTCCGCAACGGTAAGCCCGCCTGCAAGATCGGTCTCCGGAAGGACAATGGCAAATTCCTCTCCCCCGTACCTGGCGGCAAGGTCAGAACTGCGAATATTTTGTTTCAGGATATTGGCCACGTTTCTCAGGACAATGTCGCCCCTGGGATGGCCGTAGCGGTCGTTGTATTTTTTGAAAAAATCTATATCGGCGATGATCAGGGTAAGGTCGTGATGGTAGCGCCGACATCGCTTTATTTCTCTTTCCAAAAATTCATGGAAGTATCCACGGTTGTAAAGATCCGTAAGACTGTCGGTTATCGATCTTTTGACGGCGCGGTGATAATTCTGGGTTACTTCTTCAAAATAAAATTTTTTGCGTAGAACCGTCCTCATTTTGATTTGCAATTCATTGAAATCAATGGGTTTGGTGATATAATCATCTGCCCCCAGTTCCAGAGCTTTGAGCTTGCTGTCGGAATCGGAGAGCCCGGAGATAATGATAACCGGTAGCTGCAGAAGATTCTTCTGTTGCCGCACCATTTCCAGAAGTTCCATGCCTCCGAAATCGGGAAGGATAATGTCCAGCAGGATAAGATCGAGGTCATGGTTCTGGGTTGCTTCATGGGCTGTGAATCCATCGGCGGCGGTGATGACGATGCAGCCCAGGGATTCCACATAATCTTTGAGCTGTTTCCTTATCAATCTGTTGTCATCGACGACGAGGACTACCGGTTTTCTATCTTCAAGGGGAACCGCCCGACCATTCAAACGGGGCGATTCTCTTCCCGGAGGGTCATCCAATTCAAATGAAAATTTTTGTTGCGGGCTGTTCGCATTTACCAGTTTATCGATTCTGAACAGCAGTTCCGCTTTGCTCAAAGGGCGGCTGATAATATCATCGGCTCCACAGGAAATGGCCTTTATCTTCTGTTCTTCATCGTTGTTGTCGGTTAACAGGATGAAAGAAATGTTGGAGGACGAGGAACGGTGTTTCAGTTCTGTCAGCAGCCTGTCCCCGGATTCACCGATGCCTGTAGCGGCAATTACAATTCCTGGCAGGACGGAAGGGACCAGTTCTATGGCCAGATCATGATTGAGTGCCTCGTAGAGTTTGTAGCCTCTCCTGGTCAGGATATTTTTGATCAGCTCACGCTCAACAGGGTTGTTCAAAACCAGCATGATATTGACTTTGGCGATATTTTCCAGATATTCGTTCATTTGCTATTATCCCGCGAACAATTTTTTTGGCCATCCGGTCTTATATTATTATGATATAATTCACAACATAGGTGAAGGGTGGATGTCAACAAAGACGACAGTTAAAAACTGGGGTCTATGGCCCAGGCAACCATGGGCAAACCTACCCATTTTGAGTATATCCGTGTCTTTTGTAACTGTCAATTATTGAAAAAAGGTGGGGTTGGCGATGCGTAAAAATAGCAGAAATGAAGATCAGTTACGGTCTGTAAATATTACCCGCAATTTCCTTAAAGATCCGGCCGGCTCGGTGTTGATCGAGACCGGGGATACCAAAGTAATATGTACGGCTTCAATCGATGAAAGCGTTCCCCCATTTCTCAAAGGAATGTCCCGGGGGTGGATTACGGCCGAGTATGCCATGTTACCGGGATCAACGACTTCACGCCACCAGCGCGAACGGGGAAGAACTTCGGGGCGCACTTTTGAGATACAAAGATTGATCGGCCGTTCCTTGCGTTCTATCGTTCACCTGCCGGATTTGGGGGAGAGGACTGTCCTGATCGATTGCGATGTTATTCAGGCCGATGGGGGAACACGTACGGCTTCCATCACCGGCGCCTGTGTGGCTCTCTTTGATGCCCTACTTTATCTGAAAGAGGAAGGGGTTATTGATCGTCTGCCGATTGTAGATTTTCTGGCTGCGGCAAGTGTGGGAATAGTGGATGGGAAATACCTGCTGGATCTGGATTACAGGGAAGATTCCGGTGCGTCTGTGGATCTGAATGTGGTTATGACTGGCAGTGGCAAGTTCGTGGAAATACAGGGTACCGCCGAAGGGAAAACGTTCAGCCATGATGAGCTTGATATGTTACTGACGCTTTCCCGGGGGGGTATAGAGAAATTGATCCATGAACAGAGAAATGTTCTCGGGCCCGATGCCGCCATGCAGATAGATGACAGCATCGAGTATTACGGGAAAGCCTGAAAAAAGAGGAATGAAGATGGGGAAAAAGGCGAAAAAATTGATCGTGGCTACACATAATGAAGGCAAGGTGGCAGAGATTCGCGATATCCTTGCAGGTCTGCCGCTGGAGATCGTCTTTCTGAAAGAGGTTGAGGGGGCTCCGGTTGTCATTGAAGACGGGAAAAATTTAACGGACAATGCACTTAAGAAAGCGCACCAGATTTCAAATTTCTGCGGGGAAATTACCCTGGCCGATGATTCCGGCCTGGAGGTGGATGCTCTGGGCGGCCTTCCCGGCGTGAAATCGGCCCGCTTTGCGGGGGTTGACGCCGATGATATGCAGAATAACCTGTTGCTGCTGAAAGAAATGAAGGAAGTTCCGCAAGAACGAAGGGGAGCCCGGTTTACCTGTGTTCTCGCGATTGTTTGTCCTGACGGCACTGTCGAAATAATCGAAGAAAGTTGCGAAGGAACCATTGCTTCCGCTCCGCGGGGAAAAAGAGGTTTCGGTTATGATCCCCTCTTTATCTTCGAGGGGGGTAAGCTCACCTTTGCCGAGATGGGGCCGCAGAAAAAAAACATGGTCAGCCACCGGGGCAAAGCCCTGCGCAGGCTGCGTCCGATTGTAGAAAAACTTTTCGGTCAAGATCGCGTCTAACTTTTCCCGCACACTATTTACATCGTCCGGGTTTCTTGTTTCGCCTGGGTATTAACGTGCCTTCTGCATGATGAATGGGATCGGGGAGAAGACTGTCTTTTTCTGCATTTACATTGATGGACGGATGGTAACGGAAAGGTTTTCACATCGGTTGCACGGACGGGCAAGAAAATCAAAGAAAACACCCCTTCCAGATATACCTGAAGGGGTGTTTTCTATCTTTTCCATACAAAGGTGTTCCGCTTTTCAACCGAAGGTCGGCGTGGTCATCCTTCCGCAAGCTCGAAAAACTCTGCCTTGCCGTGATTACAAAGCTTGCCTTGCTTTTGCATCCAGATCAAATGCTGATTTTTTCGTGAATCGGCTGAAAACAATACAGCATAGTCCGGTGATAAACAGGTGATAGGCGCTGAAAGCATAGACAAGGAACCATTTGAAATCCGGCAGAAAGATATCGTTCCCTCCCTGCTTGACGGCGGCAACGATGATAGTTGCCAGAAAGGCAATGACCAAGGTTATCGTATGAATGGAGAAACTTTCGATGTCAGCCCGTTCCTTCATCCATCGGGCAAAAATCAAATAAAAGAAAACAAAAGCGATCAATGGCGGCAAAGTGGCTATACCCACAAATTTGACGTTGACATCCACGATGCTGTACGAATAATCGAGACCCAGAAGTTTCAGGGCGAGTTGGTAAACGAGAATATAGACAATCGTAGCGATGAAAGCGCTGGCCAGGGTCCACCCCTTGCCCCGGAATATGTTCCGGATATTGTTCCACCGGTAGAGCTTGAACCACAGAAAGAGGATGATGAACAGGATCAGCAGAATGGCCAGGGCAAAAATGAACTTGAAAAAGACCGCTTTCAAGTGCATTATTTCATGCAGTGCGGTGACCGATATCTCTTCCGTTTCATCGGCATAGGGAACCTCGAATCTGTCGTAGAGCGAGGCCACGAAGGGTTGGTGTAACCTGGAAAGCGTGTTGTTGTAAGCGGCGGCTGTTCCCGCCGGCCAGTCGAATGGTTCATCCATAACTTTACCTTCCATGTAGGTGGAAAAAGGCATGCCCAGGAGGGCAGCAATGGTCGGGGCAAGGTCAAGTTGGGTATAACCATCCGCTGAACCGGTCAGAACATTGTGCCCCCATATTACCAGGGGGGTCTCGATAGCTTCTTTTTCAGGGCCTCCGTGCCCTCCCCTGTCGATATGACCGTGGTCTCCCATAACCATGACGATACTTTTTTCGGGGTGGGGGATGGCTTCCACCAGTTCACGTATATAAAGGTCATTTTCCTTGACTCTCTCCCTGTATTCCACGGAGGTGCCTCCGTGATTGTGCCCGGCCATATCGACCTCCATTGAGTGGACGATCAGAAAATTGGGGGTATGCTCCTCCATGATCCCTTTTCCCTGGGCGAAGATTTCCCGATCATCATAAGTATAATCATCATTGTCGTCGTAATAATACCCATACTGGATGGGCAGGGTCCGATCCTTGATGGTTCTGTTCTCACAACCTTTTCCTGTCCGGTAAGGAGTACCCACGGCTATTTCATAGAACCATTTGTATGCCGAAGCCCCGGTCGTCAATCCCTGGCTGACAGCCAAATCATATATCGTGGGGATGTCAAGCTTGCGCGCCTGCATGTTGCTGTTTATTCCGGTGATGGAAGAAGAGGCACCCGTGATAATCCGTGCATAGGCAGGCCGCGAGAAAGTCGGCTCCGGTACGGTCATGATGCCATACCCTCCCTGGCTGGCCAATTCGCTCAGGTAGGGCATGCTATCCATCCCATCGACGCGAAGCCCGTCCACGATGATCAGATAAACATGATCGGCCAGTGCTTCGGAGGGTTGCGCTGAAAACTCATTTTCCATCCGTTCCACCTTCGTTTCGCGCATTTCCACGGATAGAACACCCGCGACCAGAAGCAACAAGGCTGCCACAGTTATGAAAACCCAGAACACCATCACTCTTTTTTCTCTTACTGTTTTGGTAGACATATTCTTCCTCCTCCGTTAAAAGAATAGCGATGACCCGGTGAAATTGCCTATGTTAAAGTATATCAGAAGTACAGAAAAAAGAACATTGTTTGACGCTATTTGGGCGTATGCTGAAGGTTCCTTGCCGGCTTCTGTTTTGTAACCATCACCGTGGAAATACAGGTGTGTCCTATCATTATGCAAACCCCTGTACGGTCATACCGCGGTGGGGCACATGAATTTTTTGCGGGGCCTGCGCGGCGTTTGAATTTATTGAAATGGAGCAGACTCTGTGTTAAAATGAATACTGCCTTCGTGCCGATGCCATCCGGGGCATTACCAACATGAAAATCGAGGATTGTCGGGGCGTGGCGCAGTTTGGTAGCGCACTTGGTTTGGGACCAAGGGGTCGCAGGTTCAAATCCTGTCGCCCCGACCAGGAAAACCCGCTTGAATCAACATTCATCGTGATTCAGGCGGGTTTTTTATTTCTGGATATGCAGTAACTTCGTGGTGATAACTGTGGATGGAAACATCTTTATTCAAAGAGCCTGTTCTCTTTCTTTAATTTATTCCACTTGATGTATATCTTGAAAAAACCGTAGGATAGAAGCAGGCCTATACTTATGAGAAAAATAATTATGGGAAATGTGTACCCCCTACCTGAATCTTGATAGCCTACGACCTGTGTGAAAGCGTTCAACAGATTGGCCAATGCCAGAATACCAAAAATAAGCATCATCTTGCCCAGGTGTTTTTGGCGGGACTTGCTATCAGAAAAAAGGTCAAATTCTTTCTGGCTGTCATCCAGGTTCATTTTCTTTCTAAAATAATTCCACCGGGTAATAGAACCTACATGCTCGATTCCCGTTTCTTCAAGAAACTTTATATAGTTCATACTTTCCGGGTGGGAAGGGAAATGATCCAGCAGTTGAATTCGCACCTTGTATTCGCCGGGTAGAGTTTCTTCAAAGATATATGTACAGAAACCCACGGAGGCCAGGGACAGTCCCATCGCTGCCATTTCATTCAGCCATTCTTCTTCCTTATCATAATTCCATGCCCAGAACCACTTGTAAATAGTTTTTTTCATTGCATCGGCTCCTCAAAAATCTTGTTTCCATTTTGAAGCAATTCCTCCAGGCGTCTGATCTCGTCTTTTAACACGCTTTTGCCTGCTTCGGTGATAATATATTCCTTTTTACGGCTATTTTTTTTTACAGGCAATGCCTTGATCCACCCCTTTTCGATCATGTTGACAATGGCTCCGTAAAGGGTGCCCGCAGCCAGCTTCAGTCTGCCTCCGGTTAAAGCCTCTACATTTTGCATGATCCCGTATCCGTGCAAAGGCTTAACAAGCGAAAGCAGAATATAATATATTCCTTCGGTTAAAGCGCCTTTTTGTTCCCCCATGGACTTTATCTCTTTCCCTACTACGTGATACGTTATATCGAAGCATGATATAATTATATCGTATGCCGTTATATGTGTCAAGTGAATTTGATCGAGGGAGGGAATGGCCATTCGTCGTCTTACTCCTTGCATGAAGGTCTTTGATGAGGAAACGTAGAACTAATGGTCAAATAATAATAGTGAATATCTTGTATCCATTTTACCGCTTCCGATACCACAAAAAATGAAAACAAGGAAAGGCAGGGCATCTCGTGGTCAGAAAAATATTATGGGTAGCTTTGATTGTTTTTATGACGCTTTCCCTCGGTGCATGTGGCAACGAGGAAGATTGGCAGGGCAAAGGTTATGACCTCTCCCTGCCACGGCTCGGGGAAGATGGATGGTACGAGGTTTTCACGGATAATTTTGATGGCGATTCTCTGAATGAAGAAATCTGGACGTATTCTCCCCATTGCCTGCGATGGAAGACCCAGACGGGGCAGGAGATACATTCCAACCACTGGTGTGACGATATGGTTACCGTGGCGGACGGTTACGTTACCATACGCGCATATCAGACCGACAGCCATGATTGCAGCAAGGGGATCTGCCCCCGCAGCGGACGTTTTTCCGGAGGCATCGAGACCAGAAAGATTGTCTCCGATGATTTCAGTGATAACAAGGGCGATAGCGATGAGATGCTTTTTTCACAGGCCTATGGCTACTTCGAGACGAGGGTCAAGTTTCCCGATGCTCCCGGCCTCTGGGCGGCATTCTGGCTGCAATCTTCCAACCAGAGGAAGGTGGGAAATGAGGGCTGTGATGGCACGGAGATAGATATCTTTGAATCCGCTTTCAGAAAAAAGCCCCGCAAGATGGGGCATGCCCTCCTCTGGGATGGCTACGGCAGTGATGGGAAAGTTTCCGGGCATATCACCGATCTGGATTACAGTTTGTACGAGGGTTTCAACACTTTTGCCCTCAAGTGGACACCTGAATACTATGTCTTCTATATAAATGGCGTTCCAACCTGGGCTACCAACAGCGGCGGTGTTTCCAAGGTGAGGCAATTTCTGAGGCTCACCGTGGAGATAGATGCCGGCGATACTTTTGGCCCCCATGGGCAGAGAATCGGGCATTTCAAGTACGATGAAGAACCGGAATTTGTCATAGATTACGTCAAGGTATACCAGAATTCCAATTACGAGAAGTACATCATGGATGATGAGCAGTTCCCCGGTGAACTGGATTATGACAATTGATTCCCCCGGGCTTCCGGTTTGACCATCCTGAACTGTTGGATTTTCAAGGTACACCATCGGGCAGTGGCCATATCCCTGCAATCATGTTGTCGCACAATGCCAAAGATAAGAGTAATTTTACAGCTGCAAGTGCAGGGATATTTTTCTGCTGTCAGTCAGTCGTTTTCCCTTGTACCGTCATAGTTCATGCCAAAGTATTTTTCGTTTACGGGTTTGTTGCAGGCTACCCAGATGGTTCGTTCCTCGCAGGTCTGCCTCCCATGCCCTTTTCCGATCCCGCCATGATCGGCGGCAACCAGTACCAGCCAATCCTCGTCCATGCTGTTCTCGCGCTCCTCGATGATCTGCAGAAGGCTGTGCAGATAAAGGTCGGAATTTCGTACACCATTGACGTATCCGGGATTTTCATTGGAGAAGCCGGCATTGTGCCCGTTTGCATCGGCACTCTCGAAGATCCCGACGACAATATCGTCGCCTGCTTCGATGCGTTCGGCGATGTATTCCTTGACGGCAATATCATAACGGGCATTTTCCGGCAGATGATCTCCCGCGACCAGATTGTAATGCTCCGGGCTGGCGGCCCTGGTATCCAGCTCGCTGTAATCATCTGTTTTGATCCGGTCGATGTCGCGCATGGACATGGGAACGGATGGATTCTCGAGAAGATAGCTGACCTCATCCTTCAGATTGACGTCAAAATACTGGTCCCAATCAAAAACAAAGGAGGTATCAAGGCCCAGTTTGGCATACTTGAGCATTATCGTTTCACCGCCGGTTTTGGAATCATCGTTTGTTTTTATACCATGTAGTGTATTCCAGCCACCTGTAAGAGCCGTGGTCCAGCCCGGGCTTGTTGAAGTATTTTGCTGGCTGTCCTTGCCCTTTTCACCTCCGGCGTAAGCCAGATACAATCCGCCTGTTTTTTTCAAGGTGTGCAACCCGCTATATTCGGAGACCTCATGGTTGATCCCGTTGTCCGATGGATTGTTTTCATTGAAAAAAATATTGAGCATGGCATCTGCGCGTGCTCCGTCCCAGCCCAGGAAGAGCACCTTGCGCACCTTTCCATCGCTGCCAATGCATCTGCCGTTCGTGATCGTTCCTTCCGAGAGAAAATCATCCATTATCTCGTATTGCCGATACTGGGGTATGGATTGATGCGCTTCGTTGTCCCAGAAAGAATAGGCTGCCACCTCATCAAAATATTTGCTGAAGATGTTGCATGCCGCACCGCTGACGGCCAGGATTGCAACCAGCAAAACCATCAAGATATTCCTGATGTTCTTCATTTTTTCTCTCCT
It includes:
- a CDS encoding XTP/dITP diphosphatase, coding for MGKKAKKLIVATHNEGKVAEIRDILAGLPLEIVFLKEVEGAPVVIEDGKNLTDNALKKAHQISNFCGEITLADDSGLEVDALGGLPGVKSARFAGVDADDMQNNLLLLKEMKEVPQERRGARFTCVLAIVCPDGTVEIIEESCEGTIASAPRGKRGFGYDPLFIFEGGKLTFAEMGPQKKNMVSHRGKALRRLRPIVEKLFGQDRV
- a CDS encoding glycoside hydrolase family 16 protein, producing the protein MVRKILWVALIVFMTLSLGACGNEEDWQGKGYDLSLPRLGEDGWYEVFTDNFDGDSLNEEIWTYSPHCLRWKTQTGQEIHSNHWCDDMVTVADGYVTIRAYQTDSHDCSKGICPRSGRFSGGIETRKIVSDDFSDNKGDSDEMLFSQAYGYFETRVKFPDAPGLWAAFWLQSSNQRKVGNEGCDGTEIDIFESAFRKKPRKMGHALLWDGYGSDGKVSGHITDLDYSLYEGFNTFALKWTPEYYVFYINGVPTWATNSGGVSKVRQFLRLTVEIDAGDTFGPHGQRIGHFKYDEEPEFVIDYVKVYQNSNYEKYIMDDEQFPGELDYDN
- a CDS encoding PadR family transcriptional regulator — its product is MGEQKGALTEGIYYILLSLVKPLHGYGIMQNVEALTGGRLKLAAGTLYGAIVNMIEKGWIKALPVKKNSRKKEYIITEAGKSVLKDEIRRLEELLQNGNKIFEEPMQ
- the rph gene encoding ribonuclease PH, producing MRKNSRNEDQLRSVNITRNFLKDPAGSVLIETGDTKVICTASIDESVPPFLKGMSRGWITAEYAMLPGSTTSRHQRERGRTSGRTFEIQRLIGRSLRSIVHLPDLGERTVLIDCDVIQADGGTRTASITGACVALFDALLYLKEEGVIDRLPIVDFLAAASVGIVDGKYLLDLDYREDSGASVDLNVVMTGSGKFVEIQGTAEGKTFSHDELDMLLTLSRGGIEKLIHEQRNVLGPDAAMQIDDSIEYYGKA
- a CDS encoding diguanylate cyclase, with amino-acid sequence MNEYLENIAKVNIMLVLNNPVERELIKNILTRRGYKLYEALNHDLAIELVPSVLPGIVIAATGIGESGDRLLTELKHRSSSSNISFILLTDNNDEEQKIKAISCGADDIISRPLSKAELLFRIDKLVNANSPQQKFSFELDDPPGRESPRLNGRAVPLEDRKPVVLVVDDNRLIRKQLKDYVESLGCIVITAADGFTAHEATQNHDLDLILLDIILPDFGGMELLEMVRQQKNLLQLPVIIISGLSDSDSKLKALELGADDYITKPIDFNELQIKMRTVLRKKFYFEEVTQNYHRAVKRSITDSLTDLYNRGYFHEFLEREIKRCRRYHHDLTLIIADIDFFKKYNDRYGHPRGDIVLRNVANILKQNIRSSDLAARYGGEEFAIVLPETDLAGGLTVAEKIRSSVEDYNFTGQQHSQPGGTLTISLGVSSIPATDKHTTLTEFITRADKALYKAKRKGRNLVVSA
- a CDS encoding DUF2812 domain-containing protein; translation: MKKTIYKWFWAWNYDKEEEWLNEMAAMGLSLASVGFCTYIFEETLPGEYKVRIQLLDHFPSHPESMNYIKFLEETGIEHVGSITRWNYFRKKMNLDDSQKEFDLFSDSKSRQKHLGKMMLIFGILALANLLNAFTQVVGYQDSGRGYTFPIIIFLISIGLLLSYGFFKIYIKWNKLKKENRLFE
- a CDS encoding rod shape-determining protein, with product MDKKGPDGYQSSFFRRDLAVDMGTTNTLIYSPRKGIILQEPSVVAIDKRTGDLLAAGRKAYLMLGKTPVNIKAVKPLREGVVADFNYAQKMLQHFLFKAVNKIPLVRLRAIITIPYGTTQVERQAVITAGKRTRIREIYLIEEPLAAAIGTGLPIEDSKGSLIINMGGGVTEIAAVAMGGIIFAKSIRQGGDSLDSAIQRYVYHKFSMEIGSGTAKRTKHEIGYALNPPSEKKFEIRGINWKTQKPDKALITAPEVNEAIAPILHPWTMAIKNVFDQVHPQFASDVLNSGLFLVGGGALLKNIDLFLNHELNLPVNVVKEPLTSVVLGASLALKYFKHLTYLELYRA
- a CDS encoding sulfatase-like hydrolase/transferase → MSTKTVREKRVMVFWVFITVAALLLLVAGVLSVEMRETKVERMENEFSAQPSEALADHVYLIIVDGLRVDGMDSMPYLSELASQGGYGIMTVPEPTFSRPAYARIITGASSSITGINSNMQARKLDIPTIYDLAVSQGLTTGASAYKWFYEIAVGTPYRTGKGCENRTIKDRTLPIQYGYYYDDNDDYTYDDREIFAQGKGIMEEHTPNFLIVHSMEVDMAGHNHGGTSVEYRERVKENDLYIRELVEAIPHPEKSIVMVMGDHGHIDRGGHGGPEKEAIETPLVIWGHNVLTGSADGYTQLDLAPTIAALLGMPFSTYMEGKVMDEPFDWPAGTAAAYNNTLSRLHQPFVASLYDRFEVPYADETEEISVTALHEIMHLKAVFFKFIFALAILLILFIILFLWFKLYRWNNIRNIFRGKGWTLASAFIATIVYILVYQLALKLLGLDYSYSIVDVNVKFVGIATLPPLIAFVFFYLIFARWMKERADIESFSIHTITLVIAFLATIIVAAVKQGGNDIFLPDFKWFLVYAFSAYHLFITGLCCIVFSRFTKKSAFDLDAKARQAL